In the Engystomops pustulosus chromosome 2, aEngPut4.maternal, whole genome shotgun sequence genome, one interval contains:
- the LOC140119630 gene encoding OX-2 membrane glycoprotein-like, with the protein MERLLISAFLWSSVQGAIEVKTIPKESATVGGTVTLLCQLMTPKANVIQVTWQKESGNFTGTLATNSRIYGQKLLGYYARRTKHSTEDAPNVSAISISNLSPQDEGCFKCIFNLFPSGASTGTICLEVIDLTISEPNLEVLEIPQADNSYLLQMVTCSATGHPAPNISWTLPKRLNIQTETYTIVNLNKTKTVISNFTLLLPRTWDKMVHVICVVRHPSLSSEQHLSRDIDGPGKEDLKEKSHLSLLLVAIFSAIIIIGLGFAWRNHQFKWKQDKANNNPKITWK; encoded by the exons GGGCAATAGAAGTCAAAACCATTCCCAAGGAATCCGCAACAGTAGGCGGCACCGTGACCCTTCTGTGCCAACTGATGACCCCTAAAGCCAATGTCATCCAGGTCACATGGCAGAAAGAATCTGGAAATTTCACCGGGACCTTGGCTACTAACAGCAGGATTTACGGACAGAAACTTCTTGGTTACTACGCGAGAAGAACAAAACATTCTACGGAAGACGCTCCAAATGTTTCAGCGATATCCATCAGCAACCTAAGCCCTCAGGATGAGGGATGCTTCAAGTGCATCTTCAACCTCTTCCCATCGGGGGCTTCCACTGGAACAATCTGCCTGGAAGTCATTG ACTTAACTATATCAGAACCCAACTTGGAAGTCCTTGAGATCCCCCAAGCGGACAACTCATACCTGCTCCAGATGGTCACCTGCTCCGCTACAGGACACCCGGCCCCCAATATATCGTGGACGCTCCCAAAGAGACTGAACATCCAGACAGAAACTTACACTATTGTCAACCTGAACAAAACCAAGACTGTAATAAGTAACTTTACCCTCCTCCTCCCAAGAACCTGGGACAAGATGGTCCATGTGATCTGTGTGGTGCGTCACCccagcctcagctcagagcagcatCTATCCAGAGACATAGATGGTCCTG GAAAGGAAGATTTAAAGGAGAAGTCTCATCTTTCCCTTCTCCTTGTTGCAATTTTTTCTGCAATTATTATAATTGGCCTCGGATTTGCCTGGAGAAATCATCAG TTTAAATGGAAACAGGACAAGGCGAATAATAATCCTAAAATAACCTGGAAATAA